From the Lactuca sativa cultivar Salinas chromosome 9, Lsat_Salinas_v11, whole genome shotgun sequence genome, the window taaagaagtTAAGACTTACGAACAATAAACTTGATGAGATTTTGACAACGTTGGTCCACATGTTtgcatatttttatattttgtcattttatttttagggttttcatagTACtcctaaggtttttttttttttatttttttttttttggtttctacCCTCATTATTGGGTTTTTGGATTTACTATATGTGTTTTGTCGGTGGATACGTGTCTTCTTCTTTATATTCACCGTTTAATTTTCCAATGACATCCATCCAGATACGCTCACCAGAGAAATACCCTTACTTTCTACTGCTTTCTCGATGGTTCTATCTTTAGATGCGTGCATCGACTCATTCAAAGTCACTACTGTCTCGCTCTTCCGACTTCCAACTGCAATACCCCTCGAGACCATCACTCTCGCCATGACTATAATAGATTAGCTAACAAGTCCCTCTTCCAATCTCCACGTTTTTGGGATGCCTCTGCTCCTCCGTCTGATTGTAACACATATTACCCCCTTCACAATCCTAGAGGCAGAATGAAATCAATGTTGAGAAGACGAGAAAGACGATGGATATAACAATCTGTATGCATTCCCAGTTCCTCTTCTCTCCTCGCtgtttattatgacttaatggaatTACACAATTGATTGGTGAATAAATAAGTGAACTCATTGTAATTAGATCAGCCAGTTGTGTACCAGTTATACACCAATTATATTGTACAAGCTATTTTAGCTCCTAAATTTCCTCACTATCAAATATGTATTCTACCTATATATATTCATCTTTATAACTCGTTAGAACACACAAGAAATACAATTCAAGCCCTAATATCATCTATAATCTCcatatggtatcagagcttttaaTTGCTCTCAAGAGCTGCTCCTACCTGTGACGTTTTCATCACCCACAGAACCTGTCTCACCTGCTTTCCAAATTAACTCCTCCAGTTAAACCTCTCGGTGCATCCATGGCTTTGAAACCGATCACTGCATCAACTTATTTTCCCATCAAACTCACACCAGATAAGTTTCCGGTTTGGCGTCGACAAGTTGAGTCAACCCTAATTGGGCTAGAACTTGATGCATTCATCGTAGGAGATCAGAAACCTCCCAAAAGCTTCCTTGATGACAAAAAACAAAATCCAGAATTTTTTTCCTGGTATCGTCTAAACCAACTTATAAACAGTGCAATCCATGGAAGCTGCTCAGATCCAATTCAACCACTAATCTCATCGGCTACTACTTCTCGAGATGCCTGGGAGCGACTAAACTTTAGCTTTGCAAGTGGGTCATGGTCTCGCATCATCTCACTCAAATCCAAGCTAATCAAAAATCCCAAAGGTAGCCGCTCAATTTCAGAATATCTCCAAGACATGAGGTCAATTGCAGACGAACTCACTCATTCCCAAAGCGCAGTTGCTGAAGAAGACCTCCTCGTACATATTTTGTCACAACTTGGTGAAGAATACAACACTATATTCGTTGCTATTAAGGTGCGTGAAAACTTGAGTTGTATGAAACAAATGTTGAAAAGGGCTTTGATTATTAAGTATATGGCTGGGAAGTCTATTTATAAGATAGACTGTTGTTTGGAATGAATGGGTCCAATAGGTGAGGGTAAGTTTAGCATAGTGAAGTAACACAAGGCCGGTTTTGACTATGTGACTGTGTCGACGTTCGACGACACCATTTTGTTCAAGTGTATGGCCTAAAACCATAGTCGCCTTCCAAGCTACACCCAAAATTGACCCCATGTCTTTTCCTTGGCTACTCCACCTCAAAATCAGCCTACAAGTGTCTTGATCCTCTCACAAAACGCCTTTATCACTCTCGCCATATTCAATGTATTGATCATGTCTTTCCCTCCCACAACATAAATTACCACAACCTACCTTCGACCAATGAATTCCTCATGCCCTCTACCCCAACAATAGACCCACAACCAATGTTTGTGTCACCTGCCCTTCACCCATACCCTATTCCACTACTACCACAACCAACAATACCCTACCAGATACTCCACCTTCACCACGGTCCCCCACTCGACCACAAACAACTATCCAAACACCATCACACACAACTCCTTCTCACTCGGTCTCACCATTAGCCTCTACCTCTCATCCCTAATACATCCACAAACAACTCTTCCCTACCTACCACACTGCCATCTCCAACCACCTTCCCCTCCGACTCCACTCCATCTTCCCTTCCACCCAGAACCAGAAAACAAAACACCAAATATTTCAACCCTTCATTCATTAAGTAAACTACTCTCTACCTTATACCTCCCACCGTTGAACCCACTACCTATAATCAAGCCCTTAAAGACCCAAATTAGAGACAAGCCATGGACCAAGAGTTTAATGCCCTCTTACAAAACGGCACACGAGAATTAGTCCCTAAAGCATCATATAATCTCATTGGTTGTAAATGGATCTTACGGATCAAACGTAATCCGGATGGCTCCATTTTGAAATATAAAGCTCGCTTAGTTGCAAAAGGCTTTCACCAACAATATGGTAAGGACTACTTTGACACTTTTAGTCCTGTCACCAAACCTGTAACCATCTGTGTCATTCTATCAATTTCTCTTTCCCAAAACTATCCCCTATGCCAACTTGATGTCAATAATGCCTTTCTACATGGTACTCTCCAAGAAGAGGTTTTCACGACTCAACCACCGGCTTTGCACATCCACAATTCCCAAACCATGtttgtaaacttcaaaaatctctTTATGGCGtcaaacaagcaccaagggcatggTACATAGAACTCACCTCCATCCTCACCTCTTGCGGTTTTCGTAAGTCTCAAGATGATGCTTCCTTATTCATCTACAATCATGGCaatgttttatgttattttatggtcTATGTAGATGACATTGTGCCTATATGTAACAACAATGATTTTCTCAATCAATTCATTCAATCCTCAGCTAATCGGTTCTCCTTCAAACACCTAGGTTCCTTACATCACATTCTTGGCATTGAAGTCATTCCCACTCCCCCATGATCTATTCTTGtccctgttggattaggtgtctaagttcataactatgtacttgacccggttagaatcgtccatttgggttgcatggcattgcaacacttggatagactaaatgagagaaaggacacataaggtttattaatatattataagttctaatatattaataatattatttaagtagtattgatcaaagaattaatttggaattaattaagtgatcaaaaagagaataaataaatatatggggttgattgtgtaaatcatttattcttgtatagtgggctaatgatccatggtttgtgtggattgggctaaaacccataaggtactccatggatattccatggaggttacaaacccatggatcatggaatatggaaaactatgacaattagggtttacatggtgtaaccctgcttgtaacacaactatataaagaccccatgacTAGCAAAATCAGCACTACAAGCAAGTACAATAGGGCTAACTGAATTTTGagtgttagtgaacttctcttaaggttattccaagtgttgtggtgttgtgtgagacatttgaggcatcacacttgaggtgctaggctcacaaggttctcaaggaatccaaaaaacaaaaggtatgttcttctactaactattatgtttaaaagttcctcattccatgctagttaggttaagaaccttggaaaatcaaattttcatgtatcttagtaaaacataaatccaaggtttctagggttgcatgtacaccttaggagtgttagaatgctcaaaacccaacagtggtatcagagactaggttgttttcttgatacttgatgcaaattgttgaaaaaactcaaGTTTTCTGCATTCTGTAGCATGAACTCGCCGTGTCTATGGGGGGAATCGATGAGTCCATGTGATAGTTCACCCTACCtctcgagtaggttcgtgcactcgatgagtaggagcctcagaatgcatattttcgagttttgctgctggaaatggactagaaatattaccctaaattgtttttgtcttataaaacttgttttagatggtgtaatagttatgctaatccattttcaacggctattatcaaaatttcaagttttgtatggtttattgatgattcttgaaattgttgatatgcatgttcatgaacttatgagtttagaagatcacaGGAATTATTTGCAATTTGCTTGGTAGTTTagttcttgatcttgatgtgttttattggaatccataatttgtcctcaagttatggattagcAAAAGTCACTCTTATAAATTCCATTAAAGAAACagataggttacataaaatgaaaagtctctaaTTTTAATAAaccaataactcataagttatgaaagatgaaaagttttgagagttacaaaactttccctcaagttttggaacatgtaaagtctcaCCCACTTtggtaaaactttagttccaacccctagaattttaaacgttaaaattcaacccttatactttatattattataagtttaataataattatatatgtataagaacaaagtcattttactgttagtaggcctcattcacgaaactggtctataagggggtaacACTACCCTTCttagatgcaccaggacttgatggagcgctaccatcagagtgctcgtcaggagcggtatgaaataatttctttcattaaaagtatgatgaaagtaaagtaactaaatgtttttatatattcccaatcttagttactttaggaaaatgtgaataaggtgctaacccatgaaattacactttgcactttgcttaagtcgttagtggagcgtgtttggttaaccaATACACTAACCTGAACTTAATAAGGtcggaaaagggtgacttaagttttatcataggtcggtggagcgcgtgtggttaaccggcacatcgattgagtgatagacattaagggtaccaagtaatttgcatggttactttacaccttgttttgtgatcctcgacatctcagtcataaaacttgaagggcacactcgagattgaaacatgtcattgaaaagttcaatgaatctcaatgaatctaggagtttcaaaaaccaactaaaacctaataatttatttcgtttttcatggtggaaattagtgaatcgtcagtcacttaccttcaaatattttatagctcggattacggcatccctcttctaagttataaaatattgtgttggctcctagccttaatattacatttgggtgtcttactaaggactatctttatatctaatctaaacttgtctttcttcttttcagatgtcttccaacaatgttgcttctggctcaaaccctactggctccttctctcgcatgaacctttatgggagagtcatcttcgatggacctaactttatggattggatcaggaacatcaggatggtcactcggtatgaggacaaggaatatgtcctcgaaaaGGATCTTAAGGAACTAGATTCGTCTGCTACTCGTGAGGAGATTGTGGAATAccaggcacatgagagagatgctaacAAAgtagcatgtatcatgttggccataatgacagccgagctccaaaagtcctatgaggactactaccctttttagatgcaccaagacttgacggagcgctaccatcagagtgctcatcaagagcggtatgaaatcatctcctccatgataacaactcggaTTAAGGATGGTGAagccatcacgggccacatgcagaaaatgcaaaggtatgtggaccgtttgctgaaactgAAAGTGAATTTCcttgaggagttgtcaattcacatcattttacactccttaccttcatgttatgttCAATTtcgaatgacataccacatgaacaaggaggaagttacactcaacaaacttcaaggactcttgaataccgcggaaagtggtcttaaaggaaATTCAGCTGTTACTACTCCTAGTCCTACTgtggcccctgtcttggcaatcgggcaaggcaaaggaaaaaagaggaagatccctttgaagggtaccaagggaaagtcccttgatggctcctcttcaagtggaaccaacaaagttttcgtcactccttctgcaaaccctaaagaggctgaatgcttctattgccacaaAAAGTCGAACtggaagcaaaactgcccaaagtacctgcaagatgttaaggatagGAAAGTGAAACcgaaccatgtaggtatttacaatatattgtctaataactcaccctattctaactcttgggtccttgatacaggttgtggtattcacatatgtactgatttgcagggactaaaaagaagtgagaatgtggagcatgggaagataaactttatcatggggaataggaaagcttcacctgtcaccaagattggagtttattctttgttgctaagtagtgggttagtgttagatttgcataagtgttgttactcgtctgaaatggcgagaaatattattttctttcatggttgttacaaacaaggatttaccttttcgtttgataatgaatgtggtggtatcaatgctttctttaataatgttctttattttaaagcattaccttgtgatggtgtgtatgaaaatgtgtcagttgttgataacctatgaaataatgtattatgtatcgattcttccattagcttggataaagcatcattatggcattgtcgtcttggacacgtaagcaagaaacgcatatgccaactccaaaaggatggagtcttggagtcatttgacctaaaattagatgatagttgtgaatcttgtttgcttgggaaaatgacaaagtcacccttcaccggtacttgtgctaggggtgagtatttgttggacctcatacatactaatgtgtgtggacccttcagaactgccacaagatatgctaaccgcttctatgtgacttttacagatgattttagtagatatcgATATGTCTActaaatcaagcataagtcagaaaccttttaaaagttcaaagagtttaaacaggaagtggagaattagttgggcaggaacattatgatgcttcgatccgatcgaggtggtgagtatcttagaacagagttccttgactttcttatggaatgtgggattatctcataaTTGAAACCTCCcaaaacaccacaacttaatggtgtggctgagaggcgtaattgaaccttgtttgacatggttcgttccatgataagtcaagcttcgctaccaatctcattctaggggtatgccttagagactgtcgcctatATTCTTAATCTactccctaccaaaaaggttgtcgaaacacctcacgagatgtggactggaaaagttcctaatctagatcacatcaagatttggggttgcaaggctttcatgAGACACAAGACTCACAATAAGAtagaacctcaaagtgagaggtgtattttcatcggctacccacagaaatcctttggttacctcttctatagacccagtgataatgtggtctttgtagctaggaggggagtctttcgcgagagagagttcaaaagccaaggaaacagtgggaggcaaattgaccttgaagaaattcaagagtcaagtggtgaaggaacctcaaatcctagcaatcaacctgaggaggaaactcctgttgatccaacagatgagtccgtacctctgaggcattccacgatagttaggaatgcac encodes:
- the LOC111896396 gene encoding uncharacterized protein LOC111896396 gives rise to the protein MALKPITASTYFPIKLTPDKFPVWRRQVESTLIGLELDAFIVGDQKPPKSFLDDKKQNPEFFSWYRLNQLINSAIHGSCSDPIQPLISSATTSRDAWERLNFSFASGSWSRIISLKSKLIKNPKGSRSISEYLQDMRSIADELTHSQSAVAEEDLLVHILSQLGEEYNTIFVAIKVRENLSCMKQMLKRALIIKYMAGKSIYKIDCCLE